The following proteins are co-located in the Triticum aestivum cultivar Chinese Spring chromosome 1A, IWGSC CS RefSeq v2.1, whole genome shotgun sequence genome:
- the LOC123168507 gene encoding serine/arginine repetitive matrix protein 1-like — translation MNNKSSSTTNRIVPFPKLDEVVPAGWEDLRKLILKDEPCLEEEVGNKFLFKEKEKNTARNTAAQCTTQPNARGPAPHRCSPQPPQPTRSSTHPIRPAPAPDPLSLSLSLPAEPATHPSPTPSRTLQPPHARTHAKAEPVRPAPLVNPVQPRDTVREPNCSRDPAPPPQSCSLLHEGARAKRISHGSSAVRRLRRRIPPPYGHHQPHCSLPSTLPSTPHLSDIRSSPESQRSEPPERTRRRRSSGCSRRHRRPQSTPRRRLTSPLRPQLEAASARHLTFAGDPPEKSPPPDHRRRFSPVLIVRSATRAIVRSVTF, via the exons ATGAACAACAAGTCTTCATCAACCACCAACCGCATCGTCCCTTTCCCCAAACTTGATGAAGTGGTGCCTGCTGGATGGGAGGACTTGAGGAAGTTGATCCTTAAGGATGAACCATGCCTGGAGGAGGAGGTTGGCAACAAG TTTttgttcaaagaaaaggaaaaaaacacagCACGCAACACCGCAGCGCAGTGCACTACGCAGCCCAACGCCCGCGGCCCAGCACCACACCGCTGCAGCCCACAGCCACCGCAGCCCACGCGAAGCAGTACGCACCCGATCCGACCCGCACCAGCGCCTGACccgctgtctctctctctctctctgccagcGGAACCCGCCACGCACCCGTCCCCTACCCCGAGCCGGACACTACAGCcgccgcacgcacgcacgcacgccaaGGCCGAGCCAGTTCGTCCCGCGCCCCTGGTCAACCCCGTGCAACCTAGGGACACCGTACGCGAGCCCAACTGCTCGAGGGACCCCGCACCCCCTCCTCAATCTTGCTCGTTGCTGCACGAGGGAGCTAGGGCGAAACGGATCTCGCACGGGAGCTCCGCTGTCCGCCGTCTTCGCCGGAGGATTCCACCGCCGTACGGACACCACCAGCCACACTGTTCACTCCCCTCGACCCTCCCCTCAACGCCGCACCTTTCTGACATACGCTCGTCGCCGGAATCGCAGCGGAGCGAGCCGCCCGAGCGAACCCGACGCCGCCGGAGCAGCGGCTGTTCACGTCGTCACCGTCGGCCGCAGAGCACGCCACGTCGTCGTTTGACCTCACCACTGCGTCCGCAACTCGAAGCCGCCTCCGCCCGTCACCTCACCTTCGCCGGAGACCCACCAGAGAAGTCGCCGCcgcccgaccaccgccgccgttttTCCCCTGTTCTG attgtccggagtgcgacgcgagctattgtcaggagtgtgacattctga